In Hasllibacter sp. MH4015, the following proteins share a genomic window:
- a CDS encoding glycosyltransferase family 2 protein — translation MKVSIIIPSRERAYYLNAAIQSVLDIDDDGIELIVADNASTDNTKEVVEAFDDPRLVYLPSERRVSMRENFNRSILASSGDYIITFGDDDAIVPGQFPALRKILETHEPDGVNWFKSGYFWPVDGYMPKRAGSIRLYRSRTFNRPVPYDPAAQLPALLACETHNLFPAPNIYHGCISRAYLERVKPGPDLYFDGTIPDVNFQYRAIFNGGNFLEVLHPFTINGASPKSNGHAQLNIHGAKGAEQIARMFTEENRADPYDDIIDHCETIDLVIFATLETLRQRSGFMDHRPDYQRWYHYAMKGRERRPDKAPEIEATLRAHAEATGSLAEFEAQAEAEMPKRTARQRIKKGLGEIGNFKLSCELNGENTILNGVRIVDHMLGDAMVDVTDGKLSASAAWRAARSRAKAFDGSL, via the coding sequence GTGAAAGTCAGCATCATCATCCCCTCGCGGGAACGGGCCTATTACCTGAACGCCGCGATCCAGTCCGTGCTGGATATCGACGATGACGGTATCGAGCTGATCGTGGCCGACAATGCCTCCACCGATAACACGAAAGAGGTGGTGGAGGCTTTCGACGATCCGCGCCTGGTCTATCTGCCGTCGGAAAGGCGCGTGTCGATGCGGGAGAATTTCAACCGCTCCATCCTCGCCAGTTCCGGTGATTACATCATCACGTTCGGCGATGACGACGCGATCGTACCGGGGCAGTTTCCGGCCCTGCGCAAGATCCTGGAGACGCACGAGCCCGACGGCGTGAACTGGTTCAAATCCGGGTATTTCTGGCCCGTGGACGGCTATATGCCCAAACGCGCGGGCTCAATCCGGCTTTATCGCAGCCGGACGTTCAACCGGCCGGTGCCGTATGATCCGGCGGCACAGCTTCCCGCGCTTCTGGCGTGTGAGACCCACAACCTCTTCCCCGCGCCCAACATCTACCACGGCTGCATCTCGCGCGCCTATCTGGAGCGGGTGAAGCCCGGCCCCGACCTCTATTTCGACGGCACGATCCCGGACGTGAACTTCCAGTATCGCGCAATCTTCAACGGTGGGAATTTCCTTGAGGTGCTCCACCCGTTCACGATCAACGGCGCCTCGCCCAAAAGCAACGGACACGCGCAGCTGAACATCCACGGGGCTAAGGGCGCCGAACAGATTGCGCGCATGTTCACCGAAGAAAACCGCGCCGATCCCTACGACGACATCATCGACCATTGCGAGACGATTGACCTGGTGATCTTCGCAACCCTCGAAACCCTGCGCCAGCGCAGCGGGTTCATGGACCATCGCCCCGATTACCAGCGCTGGTATCACTATGCCATGAAGGGCCGCGAACGCCGCCCCGACAAGGCCCCGGAGATCGAGGCGACCCTGCGCGCCCATGCGGAGGCCACTGGCAGCCTTGCGGAATTCGAGGCGCAGGCCGAGGCGGAAATGCCCAAGCGCACCGCGCGGCAGCGGATCAAGAAGGGCCTGGGCGAGATCGGGAATTTCAAGCTGTCATGCGAGCTGAATGGCGAAAACACCATCCTGAATGGCGTGCGCATCGTGGATCACATGCTGGGCGACGCCATGGTCGATGTGACGGACGGCAAGCTCAGCGCCTCGGCCGCCTGGCGCGCGGCCAGATCGCGCGCCAAGGCCTTTGACGGGAGCCTATGA